A DNA window from Solanum lycopersicum chromosome 3, SLM_r2.1 contains the following coding sequences:
- the LOC101267789 gene encoding triacylglycerol lipase OBL1: MEVDGGEWTGNSRFLIVNYQDGGILDLMRFLLSANKENAHKFLHYSDGGTPVVAEELTRVHDDTTAGDHRWVIFVSVIVRKLIAIFGKPMEWFGYLLDFILNLLSLNGNFFGLFYNILHGKVVMPQRGSETFISAIGHLDGRIDLYRTETLTKEIGEPDFWQKDIQLGIGHRALMDLCMMASKLAYENAKVVQNVVNIHWKMHFVDFYNCWNDFEKEMSTQVFILCDKPKDANLIVISFRGTEPFDADDWITDFDYSWYEIPKLGKVHMGFLEALGLGSRAKVSTFHEQLFMNNQNFTKLENDATIAPSESSESSTMFSDSDAHSVSDQSPESDRPTDAGSKKFKLDMPERTAYYVVRSKLKRLLNEHKNAKFVVTGHSLGGALAILFPTILVLHEEMNVMERLLGIYTYGQPRIGNRQLGRFMEAHLEHPVPKYFRVVYSNDLVPRLPYDNKTFLFKHFGICQYYNSLYVEQNVDEEPNRNYFGLRFLIPLYLNAGWELIRSFTMGHIYGAEYEECWESVVLRVLGLFLPGISAHSPVDYVNSVRLGKERSTQMSSF, from the exons ATGGAAGTGGATGGAGGTGAATGGACTGGGAATTCGCGGTTTTTGATTGTGAATTACCAAGATGGAGGAATTTTGGACCTCATGCGCTTTCTCCTATCAGCTAACAAGGAAAACGCTCATAAATTTCTCCACTATTCCGACGGCGGTACCCCTGTGGTGGCGGAAGAGTTGACACGTGTTCATGACGATACCACTGCCGGAGATCATCGATGGGTTATATTTGTCTCCGTTATTGTGCGCAAATTAATCGCCATTTTCGGTAAACCCATGGAATGGTTTGGGTATCTCCTCGACTTCATCCTCAACCTTCTCTCTCTCAATGGCAACTTTTTTGGCCTTTTCTACAATATATTGCATG GAAAGGTGGTGATGCCACAGAGAGGGTCAGAAACGTTTATAAGTGCGATTGGGCATTTAGATGGGCGTATAGACTTATACAGGACTGAGACGTTAACCAAGGAAATTGGAGAGCCTGATTTCTGGCAGAAAGATATTCAACTTGGAATAGGACACAGAGCCCTTATGGACCTCTGTATGATGGCTTCAAAGTTGGCCTACGAGAATGCAAAGGTCGTTCAGAATGTCGTAAATATTCACTGGAAG ATGCATTTTGTGGATTTCTACAATTGTTGGAATG ATTTCGAGAAAGAGATGTCCACCCAGGTTTTTATATTGTGTGATAAGCCAAAAGATGCAAACTTGATAGTCATCAGCTTCAGGGGCACAGAGCCTTTTGATGCTGATGACTGGATCACTGATTTTGACTACTCTTGGTACGAGATTCCAAAACTTGGCAAAGTACACATGGGTTTCTTGGAAGCCTTAGGTTTAGGGAGCAGAGCTAAAGTCTCCACATTTCATGAACAGCTGTTCATGAATAATCAGAACTTCACCAAATTAGAGAATGATGCAACTATTGCTCCTTCAGAAAGTTCTGAATCTTCTACCATGTTCAGTGATTCTGATGCACACAGTGTGTCAGACCAGTCGCCTGAATCAGATAGGCCTACTGATGCCGGATCAAAGAAGTTCAAACTAGATATGCCAGAGAGGACGGCATACTATGTTGTCAGGAGTAAACTCAAAAGGTTACTCAATGAGCACAAGAATGCAAAGTTTGTTGTTACAGGCCATAGCCTTGGTGGAGCATTAGCTATATTATTCCCGACAATCCTAGTGCTGCATGAGGAGATGAATGTCATGGAACGGTTATTGGGGATATATACATATGGGCAGCCAAGGATTGGGAACAGACAGTTAGGGAGGTTCATGGAAGCCCATTTGGAACATCCAGTCCCAAAGTACTTCAGAGTTGTTTATTCCAATGATCTTGTGCCAAGATTACCTTATGATAATAAAACATTCCTGTTTAAACACTTTGGGATTTGCCAGTATTACAACAGCTTATATGTTGAGCAG AACGTCGATGAAGAGCCAAACAGAAACTATTTTGGGCTGCGATTTCTGATACCATTGTATCTGAATGCTGGGTGGGAGCTCATCAGAAGCTTTACAATGGGTCACATATATGGAGCCGAGTATGAGGAA